GCGGCTGATGGAAAGCCTGCGTATCTGTTTATCCTGGGGCGCCTCCAGCGCCGGTGCGCCAACCAGCCCTTGTGCGTCGCCCCGGGTGACCGGGTTACCGCCGACCATGGCGTACAGATTCAAGCCATCGGCATCGCCGACCGGGTCCGGGCTGATCCAGCGGCATAACCACGGCGCGTAATACCTGAAGCCGTAGTAACACAGCCCGCTGGCATCGCGTTCCTTACCCGAATAACGGATGAACCTGTAACTCGCCTCGCTGGCATTCTTCGCCGCCCGCCACGCGGTCCCGCCGTAGGGGTAATAACTTTCCTGGCTGAGCAGTTGCGCCTGCTCGCCCAGCTCCAGGCAACTGCTGCCCAGGTGGTCTGACAAGCCGTAACGGATCTGCGTGTCCTGAGTCACTCCCGAAGGATGGCGATCCCACAGCAGGACGCGGACGGTGGTCGCACCGGCATCCAGATTGAGTACGTTCAGTTGCTCACCCGTCGCGCTGTCATGGCGAATTTCCAGCCCCGGCAAGTAGCGCACCTCGGCGGTATGCATCACGCTACGGGCCTGGGACACCCGGCGTTTGAGAATGCGCTGGCCTGCGCCATCGTAGGCGTAGCGCTCTTCATCGTCATTGCCGCCCTCGCGCCGCACCTGCGTGAGACGCACCAGTTGATTGCGCACGTCCCACCCCATGCCCTGCTCGCCCGCCAACGCTTGCAGATTGCCGTTGCGATCAAAGCCCTGGCCCAGCCCCGGCGCGGTCTTGCCCCCGGCCTGCGGCAAACAATGATTACTGCCCGCCGCCACGCTCATCCGCCGCGTAAAACCTGTGCCGCTGCTGGGCACGTGCTGCAACTCAAGCACATTGCCGGCGGCGTCATAGCTGAACCGCTGGGTGTAGCGACGCCATACGCTGTCGTCGGTCGAGCCAAACGCCACCCATGCCGGTAGCGCCGGACCTCCAGTGTTGCCCGTGGTCTCGCGGCCGGTGGCCTTGGTCAGTTGCGATAAGGTGTCGTACTCATAGCGGCTGGCCGAACTGATCCGGGTGTTGCTGGACCATTGCGTCGGCTGGGCAAGGTCTTCGATCCGCATGATGTTGCCCACGCCGTCATAGTCGTAGCGCAGGTCTTGCAGCGCTGCGTCAGGTTGTGCGGGCAGATGGGCCGTCATTTGCAGCAAGCGACCATCGCCCTCACGGTAGCGCATGGCGCGCACCACACCGTTGCCGGCGCGCTCGCTGAGCACTTGGCCAGCCGCGTTGTAGCGGCGCCGGCCCAGCACCTGCGTACGCACGCCGGCCCTGGGCGTTACGAAGATACTCGCCGGTTGGCCGTCAATGCCGTAGGTGTAGTCGAAGCGATTGCCCTTGGCGTCCGTGTGATGCAGGCGCTCCCCCAGCGCGTTGAACCCAATGATTGTCTGGAACCTGTCGGGCTCCAGGCGCGCCTCGCGTTGTGCATCGGGCTGCGGCCAGTCCGGCGCGGCAGCCGCCTGTCGAAAACGTCGGGCCTGCTGCGTAACCTCCCCGTGCAGCCCATAGACCTCGTGGAGCAACGTGCCGCCGCCGTCATCGTGGCGGACCACCCGGCCACAGCGGTTGCGTGCAGCCTCTGCATTGGAAGATGAAGCATAGGCAAGACGCTCGACGCACAGCGCCTGCTCGCCGCTGCTCACCTGCTCGAAGACGGCAACCGGGCGCAGATATTGATCGTAGTGATGAGCCTGGTGAGCACCCCGCCCATCCCATTCTTCCAGTAACTGCCCGGCTTGCCCCATCAGCGTCAGCCGCCAGCCGGCATCCACACTGTCGGTGCGCAACGCGTGCCCGCCCAGGCTATAAACCGTGCGTTGATTGGGCGCAGTGCCGGGTTGTGAACGTGACAGCTGCAACAAACGCGGGTCCCATTGTTCAATCATCAAGCCCGTACTGCCAAATACCTGGCGATGAATGCGCACCTGTGCTTGAACCTGCGCGCTTGAACGGTGGTAATCGATATGACGAACAATCAACCCACGCGGGTCGATCACGGCCAGGGACGGCGTGTGTCGATGGATGGAATAAGACATGACCTCAAGACCTTATTGCGGAATAAGTAGTCTTGAAAGCCTAGGGATGGGGCGTTGGAGAAAGGTGGTGCTGGAGGATGTTTTGTGTGTCCGGGTACTGGCATCGCCCCGACCCGCTCGCGCGGGTCGAGGCTGCGCTCAGTGCCCGCCGGCGCAGGTCGGCGAGGCCGGTGCTGCGTCGACCTTCGCCCATTCCTCGGGCGTGTAGGTATGCAGCGCCAGCGCATGAAACTCGCTCATCAGGTCACCCAGGGTGGCGTAGACCTTCTGATGGCGCTTGACGCGATTAAGCCCCTCGAACTGCGGGCTGACCAGCACGGCCTTGAAGTGGGTCTGCAACCCACGGCTGTGCATGTGGCTCTCGTCCAGCACACTCAAGTGATCCGGGGCCAGGGCGCCAAGCGCCGTTTCGATACGCTGTTGCATGGTCATTGCAGCTTACTTCTTCTTGGCCGGAGCAGCGGCTTTGGGCGCCAGCTCGTTGGTCATGTCTTCCAACAGCTTGTTCACCACAGGTACCGCGCTTTCCAGCTTGGCCTGGGTCATCTGGGCCGATTGCTGGGTCAGCTGGGGCATTTTCTCCAGGACTTTCTTGCCCAGTGGCGACTGATAGAAGGCAACCAGGTCCTTGAGCTCGGATTCGCTGAAGTTGGTGGTGTAGAGCTTGACCATGTCCGGTTTCAGCTTCGGCCAGCCGATGGCCTGGTCCAACGCGGCGTTGGCCTTGGCCTGGTAACTGTCGAGTACGGACTGTTTGGCGGCAGGCGCCTTGGTCTGCTCGAAACGCTGGGCGAACATTTGTTGCACTTGCATGTACACCGGGGTACCCAGCTTGTCAGCGTGGGCCAGGGTAAGGAAGGCTTCGGCACTGGCGTTGTGGCTGGCGGTATCGGCAAAAACCTGGCCGCTGGCGCAAACCAGAGCAACCGCGGTACAGATGGCACGAAGACGAGTCATCGAGTTTCCTTTTCTAGCAGGCGAGGTAAGACCCCAAGGGCGACCATTCTGCGCCTAAAAAACCTCGCGGCTCAACCCCGGGCCGTGTCAGGTGTGGTTTGATCGATGAAACGTCTTTTATGGAACCCCCTTGGTCAATCACAGCCTAAACTGCGCAAACGAACCTGAAGGAGTGTGCCCGATGAGCCGTATCGAAACCGACAGCCTGGGAGAAGTCCACGTCCCGGATGACGCTTACTGGGGCGCCCAGACCCAACGTTCGCTGGTGAATTTTGCCATCGGCGAGCAGCGTATGCCGCTGGCGGTGCTGCATGCCCTGGCCCTGATCAAGAAGGCTGCCGCGCGGGTCAACGACCGCAACGGCGACCTGCCGGCCGATATCGCCCGCCTGATCGAACAGGCCGCCGATGAAATTCTCGATGGCCAGCATGACGACCAGTTCCCCCTGGTGGTGTGGCAGACCGGCAGCGGCACCCAGAGCAACATGAACGCCAACGAAGTGATCGCCGGCCGCGCCAATGAACTGGCCGGCGGCAACCGCGGCGGCAAGAGTCCGGTGCACCCCAACGATCACGTCAACCGCTCCCAGAGCTCCAACGACTGCTTCCCCACGGCCATGAGCATTGCCACCGTCAAGGCCGTGCACGAGCAGTTGTTGCCGGCCATCACGGTGCTGTCCGGCGGCCTGGCGGAACTGGCGGCGCGGCACATGAAGCTGGTCAAGACCGGCCGCACCCACATGATGGACGCCACGCCCATCACGTTCGGCCAGGAACTCTCGGCGTTTATCGCCCAACTCGACTACGCCGAACGCGCCATCCGCAGCGCCCTGCCCGCCGTGTGCGAGCTGGCCCAGGGCGGTACCGCCGTGGGCACCGGGCTCAATTCGCCCCATGGCTTTGGCGAGGCGATCGCCGCCGAGCTGGCGGCGTTGTCGGGCCTGCCGTTCGTCACCGCGCCAAACAAATTCGCCGCCCTCTCCGGCCATGAGCCGATGGTGACCTTGCACGGTGCGCTGAAAACACTGGCCGTGGCCCTGATGAAGCTTGCCAACGACCTGCGCCTGCTCGGCTCCGGCCCTCGCGCCGGGCTGGCCGAGGTGAAATTGCCGGCCAACGAACCCGGCAGTTCGATCATGCCCGGCAAGGTCAACCCGACCCAGTGCGAAGCCCTGTCGATGCTGGCCTGCCAGGTGCTCGGCAATGACGTCACCATCGGCATCGCCGCCAGCCAGGGGCACCTGCAATTGAACGTGTACAAGCCGGTGATCATCCACAACCTGCTGGAATCGATCCGCCTGCTGGCCGATGGCTGCAACAACTTCCAGGAACACTGCATCGCCGGCCTGGAGCCTGACGCCGAACAAATGGCCGAGCACCTGGAGCGCGGGCTGATGCTGGTGACCGCCCTCAACCCGCATATCGGCTACGACAAATCCGCGCAGATCGCCAAGAAGGCCTATGCCGAAGGCCTGACGCTAAGGGAGGCGGCGCTGGAACTGGGCTACCTCACCGACGCAGAGTTCGATCAGTGGGTACGCCCGGAAAACATGCTGGAAGCCGGGCACTGAGACCAAAGGTTGTCGGTAATCAAATGTGGGAGGGGGCTTGCCCCCGATGGCGGTTTGTCAGCAAACAATGATGTTGGTTGATCCACCGCTATCGGGGGCAAGCCCCCTCCCACATTTGCACCGGGATTGACATAAAATATCGGTCGGCTCTAAGGCCGCCGCGCTTTTGCTTTTGATCTTAGGCGCCCCGTTAAACCACGCTGGCCGAACGCAGGCTTGAATCCGTGGGTAACCCGGCAGGACGCCGGGTTAGCCGCACTGGGCCATGGATGGCCCATTGCGGCGGCCCACGGATTCAAGCCTGTGTTCGGGTACACCGAGCCTGGGCGAGGTGCCGAGTGGTGGGGCAAGAGCGTTTTGCTTACTTTTGACTGGGCCGGCATTCCGGCTTTTCAAAAGTGAGCCGCTGTAAAAGCGGAACCCTAAGTGGCCGTTACCGCAGAAACGGATATGTATGCGGTCCGATCCAACATCCTGGTCGGCCCAGAGGCCGCCATCGGGGGCAAGCCCCCTCCCACATTTGAATCGTCATGCACCTAGACCCACCGCGCACGCCGAGCCCTGAGCCCCGCCACCAGCGAAGGCGCCAGCGCCACCATCGCCGAGCCCAGCACCACCACCAACGCGCCAAAATAGCCCAAGGGGTTGATCGCTTCGGCCTGCACGAAATCCGGCCACAGCCACGCCGCCAGGGCCACTGCCAAAAAGGTCACCAACGGCGTCAGGGCCAGGGTCGCGCTGACCCGCGAGGCTTCCCAATGCGCCAGCGCCTCGGCAAATGCACCGTAGGCCACCAGCGTATTCATGCAACACGCCAGCAGCAGCCAGCCTTGCAGCGGGCTCAGTTGCAGCGCTTGCAGCGGATGCGCCCACGGCGTGAGCAATACCGCACACGACAAGTAGATCACCATCATCACCTGCAACGAATTCCACACCGTCAGCAACTGCTTCTGGCCCAGGGCGTAGAACACCCAGATGCTGGTCGCCAGCAACACCGTCAGCACGCCGGCAGTGTAGGTGCCCATCGAGGTCAACAACTCAGTCAGGCGCTGGTTGAAGAACAAGCCGAAGCCAATGATCAGCACCAGCAGCCCCACGCCCTGCCCCAGGCTGAATCGCTCCTTGAACACAAACACGCTGGCGACCATCAGAAAGATCGGGCCCATCTGCACCACCAGTTGCGCGGTACCGGGGCTGAGCATTTTCAGGCCCACCAGGTACAACACGTAATTGCCCACCAGTCCGCACACCGCCATCGCCACCAGCCAGCCGCCCTTGGGGCCAAGCACCTTGCGACTGGGCAAGCGCCGGGTGAGCGCCAGGTAAACAAACAGGCAACTGCCCGCGACGATCAGGCGAAACCAGGTCACCGTGATCGGGTCCATTACCTGTAAAACCTGTTTGAGCTTGATCGGCAGAATGCCCCAGAGCAGCGCGGTCAACAGGGTCAGGAGAAAACCGTAGACCCAGCGGCCCGAAGAGATGTGCATGAGTGCCCCAGATGCCAGAGGAAGTGGAACCGGCATTCTAGGGGCACGCGGTGCGCTTTGGGTATCACGCCGTGCTCATGGCACGCCCATCACCAGTACCCCGCTGCCGCTGATGGGGCCGGCGGCAGGCAACGAGCCCGCTCGACGTACCAGGGAAAACGTCACGTCGTCCGCGCCCGTGCTATTGGTGATGCGGGTCAGGAACGAACCGTTGACCGGTACGGCAGATCCGGCACGCACAAGGGCCGTGCCCACATCGGCGTTGGTCATCATCAACAGGCGTGAATCGAACGCGGAACGGGTGCCTTTGTAGGTGATGGTGATGGGCGTGTTGATTCCGCCGTCCGGGCATGAGTAGGTGAGCCTGCGGTTGCTGATGATGGACGATGTCAGTGGGTCGCTGCCGATGGCGCGCTGGTGCACGTTGCCGAAGTTGATTTCGATGGGGTTGTTATTGTTGATCGTGCAGGTGGACGGAGAGATGCCGAAGTTATTCGCGGCAGTGTACGTCAACACGAGTCGCGTGCTTCCCGGACTGTAATTATTGGTCTGGTGAAGGTTCAATGCGCCCAGGGTATCCCCTATCCGCACCTCGATAGGGTTGCTCGGGTCGTTACGCAGCAAGATGTAGGGGGCTATGTTGATGGGGTACGACCAACCGTTGTTTGGCATGGTCGCGATCCGGATGTTAAACGGCACAGGGGTGTTATGAAACGCGCCGTTTATGCGTAAGCCGGTACCTTGCCGGGAAAATTTCGGTCCGGGCACCCAAGGGGAGCCGGCTTGCGCGGAGGTACCCCAAAAGTCGATGCGCGTCGGGTGGGCAGGCGAAGGCGTGAATCGGCACTCCAACCAGGCACCTTCAAGGATGATGCGGGTACTGTCCGAGCCTACGCTGACCGTGACAGGCACCCGCAGATTCAAAATCCCACCGTCGCCAACGTATTGCCACGCACCGCCATTAACGCGGCAATCAGCCGCTCGCACGGTCGTGGTCGCACTCAGCAAGGCAAGAAGCACCATAGCGCCATAAAGTCGTTTCATCGTGATCTCTCATTGCTCCGCTGTCCGAGCCTCGCTTGCAGGCAGGCACCCCTGTGCTGAAGCCGTTCGGAAGACATTTAAGGTTTGCCCAAGGCTGTTTATGGATAGTCCAGCGTAAAAGTGGAGGTCACCCGGTACGCACCTTGCCCGATGGTCTGGTCGCTGATGGCCTGCGGCTCGCCCTGCACATAGGCTTTGAGCGCGATAACATTGCTGCCATCGCTGAGCACTTGCGCATCACTGACGGTATTCAACGGCAGCGGCTTGTCGCTTGGCGTTTCCAGGCCAACCCCGATTCCTGAAGCGCCGCTGCCGCCATCCAGCGCGAGCAGGCCGGGCAACGCGGTGTTTTCCCTGCCGCCAAAGGTAATGGCGACCGTGGAGCCAATCGTGGTGTCGCAACTCTCCAGGTGCAGGCTGAAACCTTTGCCCCGTGAGCGGGTGTTGATATAGAGGTGCTTGGTGGTCACGTCCCAGAGTTCCAGGGTGACGGCTTCGTCACCAGGACGCAGGGTGCAGGCCTCCTGGACCAGGTTGCCCTTGAACCTCAGATTGTCCGCTGCTTGTGCCGCGCCGATCAGGCCGAGGGCCAATGCCAGCGCAACATAGTGTGTGTGTCCCATTGATTCGACCTCCTACTGGTATTCGGCCAACAACGTGGCCACCGCCGTAAACCTGGCGGGTGCCAGGACAGCACCTGGCTGTTTGACCGGGACCACTTCCAGTACCGGCGGTGACGACAGGCTGATGTTCAAGGGCGTATTGAGTGGAAACGGCTGGTTATTCTGAAAAATCCGAATACCCAGCGCAGGCACGCTGGTTTGCACCGCTGAACCTTCAAACGTGGTGGCTGTGCCGTTGACGCTCAATTTCAATTGCCACGGCAGCGTGTCGGTGCCGCATTGGATGGCGTAGCCGACGCCTCTGCGGTACCTCACGCCATCGACGCGCTTGACCCCGACATCGCCAAAATCCACCTCAATGGTGTTGCCCGCATCGATCGTGCAGGGAGGCGGCTCGTTCAGTGTCCCGCTGAACGTCAAATTGGCCGACGCTGCGCCGCACAGGCCGATGACGCACAGAGCGAGCAAGGCTCGCGGCTGCCAAGCTGTCATGGGTCGTTCCTCTCTTTATCGGTAACCATCATTGGTAATCGACCACCAGGGTCGCGGTCGCGTCGAAGACCCCGCCGGTCAGCGTGCTGCCCGCACGCTTGACCGGCACAGCCTGCACCACGGGCAAATTGGGATAGGTAAAATTCACCGCCGTGTTCAACGGCCAGTCCGCACCATTCACAAACAGCCGCACGCCCAGGTCCGCTTTGCGGGTGGCGAGCGCGCGGCCGTCAAACGACGCCGCCGTCCCCTTGAGTTCCAGGGTCAACGCGTTGCTGAACGGGGAATTACAGGAGACGGTATACGGCACCCCGCGGCGGTAATTGACCCCATCGATCCGTGACGTCAGCAGGTCATTGCCGAACGGCACATCAAGCGTGCTGCCGGCGTTGATGACGCAGGGCGGGGGCGCAATGATCACCGCGCGAATGCTCAGACGGGTCTCGGCCTGTACGTCCTGGCTGATCGCCAGCAACACGCCGGCGGCGATCAAGCCGATTGATTTAGCCATCGCTGCACCCTTATTCATAAGTGAGCCTGAAATCCACCACAGCCCTGAATGCCCCGCTGGTCAGCGGCGCGGCGGTGCGCGTGGGCCGTACATTCCAGGTCTGGGTATTGCGGCCCACGGGCAAAAACAGCGGCTGGCCCCTGGCGCCCAACTGCACATCCCGGCCCAGGGCATCGGTCAACTGCAGGCCCATGCCGGTGATGCCCTGCACTTTGACCAGCCGTGGATCATCGGCGTCGGCCGGCGCCTGGAACGTGACCGACAGCACCGGTTGGTAAGCGCTCCAGGTCAGGTTGCCGGTGCGCTCATTGCGGATACGGCCGGCCGTGCGCAGGCAATCGGTGAACCGCAGTTGAAACGCCTTGGGGGTGGCCTGGTCACCGGGCCGTTGCAACTGGCTGGTCGACACGGCGTCCAGATCGACAGTCTGGTGCAGGGACGTCATTTCCAGGCTGCAAGGCGACTCATGCATGGAGCCGAGCACATTGAGCATGCCGCTCATGCCTTCAATGTCGTCCTCATCTGCGGCTTGCGCGCCTGCCGCCAAGGCCCATAACAGGCCGCCCAGCACCTTCATTTTTTGCGACGTCATGACGTTCTCCAGCCCCCTTACTCATTCGCCGGCGCGGACTGCGGGTTCACGCTGCACGTGTCGCCTGTGCAGGTGAAGGCCAGGAGCGGGCGGCCACCGTAGTCGTTCACATAGGCAAGATAAGGGCTTGTACCGAGTGCCTTGACCATGGGCCCCAGGGGCAAGGCGCTCTTGGGCGGCACCATCAGTGGCACAAAGCCCTGCACGGTTTTGCCGTCCTTGCTGCTGCGCGCATCCACCAGCGTCACGTAGTACGGCGTAGGGTTATTCACCCGGTATTGGTCACCTTCACGGGTCAGAGTCAGTTTTTCCTGCCAGGGGTTGGCCAAGTCCTGCTGGCTCGGCTCAATGGCTCGCGGTCGGTAGAACAACTTGATGCGGGTTTGCAGCGCGATCTGCAGGGTGTTGGACTTATCGCTGCGCGGCGGAATCTCCCTCAGGTTGAAGTAGTACACGGTCTCCCGATCCTGCGGCAGCGACTTGGCCGCCGGCAACGCCTGGACCTTCACCTGGCTTTGCTTACCCGGTTCCAGGCGCTGGACCGGTGGGAGCACGATCAATGGCGAGGTGATTTTTTTACCGGTTTCATCCTCGATCCAGCCCTGGGCCAGATAAGGCAACTGGGTATTGTTGTTGGTGATGTTCACGCTGGTGGCCTCTTTGCCACCGTCGAAAATCACGCGGGTACGGTCCAGGCCCACCGCAGCGTTGGCGCTCGGGCCCAGGGCCAGGGCCAACAGCGCGAAGGTCGGCAGGGTGAGTCGTGTGTTTGGCATCATGAGGCTGTGTTCTCCGTATCGGTAGGCGTGCCGGACAGCCCGGCGGGCTCGGGCGAGGATGGGTCGGCGGCCAGCGCCAGGCAGCGCAATTGCAGGGCGTCGGTCAAACCATCGGCAGGCAAGGTGGCAGGCAGCGTGAGCAGGCAGCGTGCGTCACCGCCCCAACTGACGGTCATTTGCTCGCCGGCCTGGATGCCGCTGAGGTAGACCTCGCCGCCATCATTGACAATGCCAGTGTCTTGTTGCTTGAGGTTCTGCACCGTCGCGCCGAAAGGCGGCGAACTGCCATCTGCCAGGCGCAGTACCGCCATGGCCTTTTCACCGGCGATCACATCCAGCGAGCGATAACCGATCGCGCCTTCGGTGAGCGTCAATTGCGTGACTGATTGAGTGGCTTCGACATTGCTCGGCAAACGCTCCAGATCAACGCTGGCAGCGGTACGCTGATAGCTGCTGATATCCGAGATCACGGCCTTGCCGAAGGCATTGCTGCGGGTCGGCGCGCCATAGCTGCGTACCGGCACATCGGGCACACCGGCGGTATCGACCATCAGGCGCGTGCCGCCGGTGCTGGTGGTGCGATGGAGTGCCGCGCCGTAGGCCGTGAGCGTGGCACCGCCGCGTGCGGAAACACCCAGGCTGCCCGACCCGCCCTCTTGCCGGCTGGCGCTCACGTCGATGTCGACGTTGTCGCCCATATGGCTGAGGTAGCCGCTGGCGGATGTGTCGCTCGCACTGAGCTGGTAGCTGTTACGCTCATCCAGACGATCGCTGTAGCGCGATGCAAAGCTGTTTTTGCCGCCGGCCCGATTGGCATCCAGCGACAGTGTGCCGGTACGCCCCAACGGCAGGCTGACCGTCAGCGCCAGGCCGTTGTCCTTATAGTTGTAGTCCTGGGTGCGGTGCACGTTCAGCGACAGGCTCATGTTCTTGACCGAGCCCACATTGAAGTAGCGCGACAGCGACAGGTTCCAGCGATGGGTGTCGGGCCGGTCCCAGTAGGTTTGCTTGTTGTAACTGGCGTAGACGGTGGCGCCCAGGTCACGAAACTGCTTGTTGACCGTCACCGTGTACAGCGCCTTGCTGCCGCCGATGGGCTTCCAACCTTCGCTGGGGTCGCGGTATCCCCCCCGGCCGCCGAGCTCGCCGTTCAACCCGTAGTGCCGGGCATCCAGGTATTCGCTCATGCTGAGGAAGTTCTTCTCGGAAAAGCGGTAACCGGCGAAGGTCACCTGGCTGTCGTACTCTTCGAAGTTCTTGGAGTATTGCAGACGGTAGGATTTCCCCGAGAGCGTCTCGTTCCACACGGTGGCGCGCGACTGCGTGACATCCAGCGAGACGGCGCCGAATGCCAGCAAGTCCCGCCCGGCGCCCACC
This genomic stretch from Pseudomonas orientalis harbors:
- a CDS encoding outer membrane usher protein: MLNTSKIKNTLRPGLFGGLMSLAGTALGAGDIEFNTDVLDLSDRANIDLSQFARSGFILPGTYSMAVHLNAQPVAEQSVAFYPPDNDPRGSQACLSRSLVEQLGLKVSEAGRLTWWRDGECLDITSLPGLEVSGDLATSTLSINVPQAYLEYNALNWDPPSRWDEGVPGLLVDYSLTAQSNYQRNEGQRKNLSGNGTVGANAGAWRLRADWQGRVESGRQEAAGPQKLEWSRYYAYRAIPALKARLVVGENYLYSDLFDSFRFTGAALNSDQSQLPPNLRGYAPEVVGVAKTNAKVIISQQGRVLYETLVAAGPFRIQDLNDAVTGKLDVRVEEQDGSVHTFQLDTAGVPYLTRPGQVRYKLASGRPSNLQNGSDGAFFSTGEFSWGVSNGWSLFGGGIADNNYRALSVGAGRDLLAFGAVSLDVTQSRATVWNETLSGKSYRLQYSKNFEEYDSQVTFAGYRFSEKNFLSMSEYLDARHYGLNGELGGRGGYRDPSEGWKPIGGSKALYTVTVNKQFRDLGATVYASYNKQTYWDRPDTHRWNLSLSRYFNVGSVKNMSLSLNVHRTQDYNYKDNGLALTVSLPLGRTGTLSLDANRAGGKNSFASRYSDRLDERNSYQLSASDTSASGYLSHMGDNVDIDVSASRQEGGSGSLGVSARGGATLTAYGAALHRTTSTGGTRLMVDTAGVPDVPVRSYGAPTRSNAFGKAVISDISSYQRTAASVDLERLPSNVEATQSVTQLTLTEGAIGYRSLDVIAGEKAMAVLRLADGSSPPFGATVQNLKQQDTGIVNDGGEVYLSGIQAGEQMTVSWGGDARCLLTLPATLPADGLTDALQLRCLALAADPSSPEPAGLSGTPTDTENTAS